Part of the candidate division KSB1 bacterium genome is shown below.
GTTCGGTGAGGGAATCGTTATCGAAGAGTCCATGTTCGAGCCGAGAACGTTGCGCCGTAACGACCCGATCATCGTCATCAATTACAAGACCTTTGAGCGCCGCCTAACGACTTTGGCCCAGGAGGGCGTCGATACGCTGCGCATTCCTTATCAGGATATCGTGCTCAAGTTTTGGGACGGCAAAGTAATCAAAGAGGAGCCGTTTGATCTGATTGACAATAACTTGAACGGCATAATTGACGAGAGCAACGGCGCCGTGGTCGGTGAAGGCGCAGCGGCTTACATGACCTACCTCTATGTGGGGTTAAAGGCCGTAGATTACTTTACGGGCGTCGGATTAAACAACATCCTGATAGATGAGCGCCGTGACGACGGCATTGACAACGACGGCGACTGGAACGTCGCTCAAGATGATGTCGGCGCTGACGGCAAGCCGTTTACCGGCGATCCGGGTGAAGGCGACGGCCTGCCGACGTATGGTGAGCCGCATTTCGATAAAACCGACATCGATGAAACCGACATGATCGGCCTCACAAGTTTTACGCTTTACAAATGGGAAAACCTGGCGCAGTATGACGATGAAAAAGTATGGAGTTTCCTGTTGCCAGGCTATTTCGATCAGGAACTCCTGAACGACAACATCGAGCTGCTGTATGGCTCTGGTTACTTTCCCTGCAAATCTGGGACGATCGAGCGGTTCTCGATGGGAACTTTGTGCGGCATCAGCCTGAATGACTATCTCGATAATGTGAGATGGTTCACCAAGGCCTACAGCGAAAACTATAATTTTGCCAAGGCGCCGGCCATCCCCAATGTCATCGCCATTCCGGGTGACCGCAGAGTGACTCTGATTTGGGATACGATTGCGGAAGAAACCGAAGACCCCATTCTGGGGAAGGATTTTGAGGGATACAAAATCTATCGCTCAACTGATCCGGGCTGGAACGATTGTGCGCCGATTACCGACGGCCGAGGCTCCGTCACCTACCGTTTGCCGATTGCTCAATTCGATTTAGACAACGAGTACTCCGGTTATGCACCGGTGGCAGTTAAGGGAGTGCAATTTTATTTGGGCTCGAATACCGGTATCGTTCATTCATGGACCGATACGACAGTGGTTAACGGGCAAACCTATTATTATGCGGTTACCGCCTATGACCGAGGCTCGGCTGAGGGCATGATCGCGCCGAGCGAGTGCAGCAAGTTCATCACCATCAATAAGGCCGGAGAGATTGAGGACAAGGGGCCGAACGTGGTGAAAGTGCGGCCGGAAGCGCCGGCAAGCGGGTACAGATCGCCGTCTTTTTCCAATATCACCGCGGTTAAGGGCGGAATGGCCAGCGGCAAATTGGGTTACAAAGTGGTCAATCCATTGGAAATTAAAGACCGCAACCGCTATCGAATTACTTTTGAGGATACAGTCGTTGCCTCTACCAGCATCTCGGGAACTCTAACCCGAGCCACAAAGAGTCTGACCCTCCTCAACATTACGAATCCGAACGCGCCGGTGACGCTGATCGACCGATCTACCTCGGTCAATACCGGGGCGATTCTGCCGGTCAAGGAAGGCTTCCAGCTGCAGATCATTAACTATCCGGAACTCACTTTGAATTCCGACAGCACACGCTGGAGCCGATCGGATATTTACGGCTATGACATCAAGCCGTTCAGCTACAGCAGGATGCGCGGTGTTGCAGCCCCCCATGACTATCGAATCGATTTCGGCCAAGTCGGTATTGATACGTCTGTTGCTCTTGCCGTGTCTGCGGGTAGAACCCTGCCGGTAATGCCGGTCAATTTTACCATCACCGAATTGAACAGCGGCAAGAAGGTCAAATTTGCCTTCTGGGAAAACGACAAGCTGGCGGGTGAAGACGGCAAATTCACTGCCTTTACGGATAAGGCTAGAACTGACCAAATTATCTTTTTGGAGCCTAATGAAAAAGATTCTTTGGTGGTCACTTGGTCGATTCAGTTCAATTCAGATACGCGTGATGAGTTTCACAACAATCCGCAACCAGGCGACTATCTGATCATCAAGACCTTCAAGCCTTTCCTCAGCAGTGATGTGTTGGAATTCGAAACCTATGGGCAAGGAATCGATGAGGAAAAAATCGATTTGGATCGCATTCGTGTAGTACCGAATCCCTATGTCGTCTCCAATTCATGGGAACCGGTCAACCCGTATAGCAGCGGTCGCGGGCCCAGGGTGCTCCATTTTACCCACCTGCCGCCCAAATGCACGATCCGCATCTTTAATGTGCGCGGGCAATTAGTAAGAGAGCTCGAGCATGACAAGTCCGACAACATTCTCGATGGAACCCTTGAATGGGACATGTTGACCAAAGATAAGCTCGATATCTCTTACGGAATCTACATTTATCATGTCGATGCAGGAAAATACGGCACCAAGATCGGTAAATTTGCCGTGATTAAATAGCCGAGTTTTATGCGGTATGCCAGGGGCGACCAAAGCGTCGCCCCTGGCATTTAAAGACTTTAATCCATGAAGAAAAAGCCGACCTTTAACGTTTCATTTTTTCAACCCTTTTTATTGTTGTTGCTTTCGATTTCCAAGATGTTTATTTTTCACTAGGCCAACCGCAAAGAATTCTGCTCTATTTTTTTTGCATGACTGACCAAATGATTTTCATTAAAAGTAAATCATATCAGTAGGCCCTTTAGAATGATTTCGCGGTTTGACCAAAAGAAACCATGAGTGCGTTATGAAACATCAGCAGTCCCGTCGCTGCCTTATTTAACCCACCTATCAAATGCCGCTTTTAGGAATGGTTGAGGCGCAAAAGATACTCATTAGCAACTCTTTTAAAGCAATTCGACTGGTATATCACTCTATCGAGCGGCGGCGAATCTTACAGATAATCAAGCCGATTGTATTTACCTTTCTGTTGCCCCCCAAGCCGTCAATTGTTTCGCGTGACTTTACAAAAGATTTCACCGGCAAAATCAGAAATGCTAAAAAAACTTAACAGGGCAGCAAGAAACGATTTTGGTCTATTTTGATCATACGCGAGGGAAATCTGTCGGATTTAAGAGACATCTATGAGCAGGTCTTTATGATAAAAAATGCGGTCGGAAATATGACAGCTCCCCAATGACGCCGAGAGCAAGAGTAGTAAATAATATTTTTTCTTTCGATGAAAGAGAATTCAAGATTTCAGAAAAAAATTCTTTTTTTAAAATTAAAATACTATTACTTTGCTTCACTAATCCTTTGCAATTTGAACCAAAAAGGGAGTGCATGAGATGAAGAAACGGCTGGTCCTGTTTTTTCTCCCGATTTTTTTGATGGCGGCGGCAAGTTTCCATGAGCTTACTGCCGGCACTACGGGAAAGATTGCCGGACGCGTGACGGATGCCGAGACCAACGAGCCATTGCCCGGCGTCAATATCACTGTAGAGGGCACGACGACGGGCGCAGCAACCGATTTGTCCGGAAACTATCAAATCATTAATCTTCCTCCCGGTCAATACACGCTTCTCGTTTCAATGATGGGCTATACCAGCCAGCGAATCGAGGGTGTGCGCGTCAACATTGATTTAACCACCACGCAAAATATCAAATTGCGTCCGACGGTACTCGAGGCCGGTGAAGAGGTGACAGTAGTTGCCGAACGACCCATTGTGCAGATGGACATGACCGGCTCCTTGGCGACCGTCAGCGCTGAGGAGATCAAAGTCCTGCCGGCCCAAAGCACCAATTACCTGGTCGGCTTGACGGCCGGCGTTGTCGACGCGGGAGGAATTCATATCCGCGGCGGACGCTCGAGCGAAGTAGCTTACTGGGTCGACGGTGTGGCTTCGACGGATGCGTTCTACAACAGCTCGACGGCTGCCGTCGAGAATACCGCCGTGCAGGAACTGCAGGTCATTTCCGGCACATTCAACGCCGAGTACGGCCAGGCGATGTCAGGCATTATCAACATCATTACCAAGGACGGCGGCTCGGTCTATAATGGGGAGATCAAAGGATACGTCGGCGACTATGTGAGCTCGGATCCGGTCTACGGCGTTCTAAAATATGTTCGCGCTGAAACCGATTCGCTCACCAACAAGACCACCGTCTACAGCGAGTCCGAGGATCCCTTAACAAAGTTCAATCCCACCTACAACCTCGAAGGGAGTTTAAGCGGGCCCGTACCTTTTACCAACAGCAAATTGACTTTTTTCCTTAACGGTCGTTACTATCAGCAGGACGGTTACCTGTACGGTCGGGAGTGGTTTCTGCCCTGCGGCCTCCCCGGCGACAGTTCTTTGGTGCCGATGCAGGCGCACCATCGCTATACGGGGCTGGGTAAGCTTACTTGGGCAATTTCCCCAAGCATCAAACTTCGTTACAGCTTGAACGTCAGCGATTGGAAGAATGACCGTTATTGGAGCCGGCAGTTCAAGTATGCTCCGCGGGGACTTAGCCCGTCTTGGGGATATACAACAACCCATCTGTTGTCGTTGAACCATGTGTTGTCCAATCGAACTTTTTATGAATTCAAGGTGAACCGCATGTACACCGAGAGCCGGAGCTATCTCTATGAAGATCCGACCAAGACGCCGCATTGGCTGGTATATCTGCCGGGCGACTCGGTGAATGCGCCGCTGACTTTTGCGCCGGAAGACAATCCCGCATTGCTGGACAGCTTGAAAACCTACGGCATCCAATACCGATGGATACCCGATCCGGCCCAGCCGTGGGGATACGTTTCTGAAGATTCTTCGCGAACGCCGATCGGCTACAGCTACAGCCGCGCGGGCAACGATTTGGGCCGCAATTTCCGCAGTTCAGCTTATTGGATCGCCAAGTTTGATCTGACCAGTCAAATTAACTCGACTCATCAAATTAAAACCGGCGCCGAATTGAGGCTGCATGAGTTCAATCTGGACAGCTATACGCTCCGCGCCAAAACGGACGAAAACGGAACCGCCATAGTGCCCTTTCAGCCGGTTATTCCGCCCAAAGAAAGCCTCTATCGTGATGCTTATGATGAGCCGCGTCGACCGAGAGAATTCAGCATGTACGTTCAGGATAAAATCGAGCTGAAAGACCTGATTATGAACATCGGTCTGCGCTTCGACTATTTTAATTCGAACTGGTACGTGCCGGTCGATCCCATGGATCCGAGCATTTATACGCCGATGAAGCCGGAGAACAAGTGGGTTGATCCTACGGCCGATAAGGACCAATTAGTGGAATGGACGCCCGAACAGCGCAAAAGCTTTATGTGGAAAAAGGCGAATGCCAAGACGCAGCTGAGCCCGCGATTGGGTATCGCCTATCCGATAACCGATAAAGGCGTCATCCATTTTTCCTACGGCCACTTTTTCCAGATTCCTGATTTTCAATACCTTTACGCGGCGCCGGGATTCAAACTCAATACCGGCGGCGGCAGCACCATCTTCGGCAACGCCGATCTGAACGCTCAGCGCACGACGCAATATGAAATCGGTCTGCAGCAGGAGTTGGCGCCCGGGCTCGGTATCGACGTCACTCTCTTTTATCGCGACATCCGCGACTGGGTCGGAACCGCCCCCATTCAAAAGACGGTCCGCGATGTCGTCTCTTATTCAACCTTTGAAAACAAGGACTATGCCAACGTACGCGGCATCACCTTCCGCGGCGAACAGAGGTTTACCAATATCTTTTCCGCCAAGGTGGATTATACCTTCCAGGTTGCCGAAGGCACTTACTCCAATCCTACCGATGCATTTTATGCAGAACAAAGCGGCGCCGAGCCGAGAAGAAAGCTTATTCCACTTAACTGGGATCAGAATCACACCCTGAACCTGCAGTTGATGGTACGTCCCGGAACTTGGACCGCCTCGCTGGTTGGAAAATTCAACACGGGTCTGCCTTATACGCCTACATTCGCAAAAGGCGCCTTTGTCGGCGGTTTCGGCACAGCCGACCTGCCCGAGAACAGCGCCAGGCGCCCGGATATTTACAGCGCCGACCTCTATGTCACCAAGACCTTCCCGCTCGGCCGACTGCATGTCATGGCGTTTGCTTATGTCTATAACCTTTTTGATAATCGGATGGCGACGGCCGTATTTTCCGATACCGGTTCGGCTGAATACACAACCGATCCTCGACCGGAAGAGGTTCTTTACAACCCATTGCGTATCGGAACGGTTGAGGATCTCTATTTGCGGCCGGAATGGTACATCGCCCCCAGGCAGGTCCAACTCGGCTTGAGCCTCGGTTTTTAACGGAAGGAGAAGGATGATATGAAAAAACTAATTTTTAGCTTTGCCGTATTTGCTCTCGCCGGTCTATCGACAGCGTTTGCACAGGCTGCGGTCGATCGATTGCACGGCGACGAGCTGTATAGCTACCGCAATATGCACTCAGGCAATCAGTTCCGAACCACCTTTTATAATGAAGGTTATGTTGGTCATCGCAACGGAATTAACCCCGATGATATCGGAGAATGGCCGATCAATTCGGGACATAATTATATCAACCTAATCCCTTATTTCATGCTTTCCGAAGTCAAGGATACAGAAGGGATCATTCGCCACATTTCATCTGAAGCAAATGGTATTGTTACGGGTAACGACAGCGATGCGGCTTCTGCCGATTCACGCGAGGACGGCAGTTGGCAATGCAATGCACCGCTGCCCGGATTTGCCAATCCCGAAGTACAGCGAATCGCCATGAGCCATATGCCGGAAACCTGGCCGTCCTTTTGGCCGGACAAAACCGATGATGCCGTCGATCCCGGTTGGCCTGGGTCATGGAACGGCTATTTCGGCAAAAACGTGCTCAATGCCGATCAAGAGAGCTACTATGTGTTCGATGATTATCAGAACGATGAATTTTCTTTTTATCCCGACAGTACGGATTTGGAACGGCGCGGCCTAGGCCGGCGAGGCACTGTGCGCGGTTTTCAGTGGTCGAACGTTCTGGTAGAAGATGTTCTGTTCCAGTTGGTTGATATCAAGAATATTGGAACTTATAATCATTCAAAGATGATCTTCGGCATTATGTCGGGGCCGGTGTTCGGCCGCAGCGTCAAAGGCGGCGGGGACGGCGGCGATGACTGCGCCCGATTCGATCTGCAGCGCAAGATCGGCTGGCACTTTGACGGCGACGACATCGGCGATACCGGTTGGACGCCGGTCGGCTGCCAAGGCTTTGCCTATTATGAAAGTCCAGGCAACCCTTATGACGGTATCGACGATGACGACGACGCCAATTCAGGACCTGGACCTGTGATTACCGAAGAGACTTTTGCGCCGCGCGTCATCAATGCAGGTGACCCTATCGTCGTAATCGACTATACCACCTTTGAACGAACGCTGATGGCCATGCCGGCCGACGGCATCACCATTACCTACCTGGAAAACACCTATCATTTTAATGCCGGCGCCGTATTTGAAGAAATACCGAGCAACTTGATCGATGACAACTTTAACGGTATCATCGACGAGAGCAACGGATATCAATATGGAGAAGGCGCGACGATGGTCAAGAACTATCTGTTCGTCGGCCGTAAATATATCGATTACTATACCGGCGAAGGCAAAGATAATCCGATGATCGACGAGCGCCGCGACGACGGCATCGACAACAACGGCGATTGGAATCCGTTGACTGACGATGTCGGTTTGGACGGCGTGCCGAACACCGGAGATTTCGGCGAAGGCGACGGATTGCCCACTTCGGGATGGCAGTCTCCGGCGGTTCTTCCCAATTTGGTAGGTAAAGCCAATAAATTCGGACTAATCGATACCTACTTGCCGGGTGAGCCCAACATCGACAAAACAGATATCGATGAATCGGACCAAATCGGCTTGACTGCGTTCAATATTTTTATTTGGGGCAATCCGAAAATCAGCGACGATGAAGGGCTATGGAAAGGTTTTGAGCCTGGTTTCCTCAACGACTATGGGCAATTTTCGGACACTGACCTCATGCTCGGCTCCGGCTATTTCCCTTTGGCGGTCGGAAACATCGAACGATTTTCTCTCGGCATCATGTTCGGCGAAAATACCGACGATTTGTTCACCAACAGCGATTATGCCAAAAAGACTTATGAGGAAAATTATAACTTTGCCAAAGCGCCGGTCATCCCGACCGTGACGGCCATTCCCGGCGACAATCGCGTGACGCTGATTTGGGACGACGCTGCCGAGCATTTTCGCGATCCCATCACCGGTTACGATTTCGAAGGCTACCGCATCTATCGCTCTACGGATCCCGGATGGCGCGACATGACGCCGATCAGCGACGGACAAGGCTCGGTGGCATTCCGCAAACCGCTTGTGCAGTTCGACCTTAAGAATGGCATCACGGGTTTTTCGCCCATCGCCATCCGCGGCGTCGAGTTCTACCTCGGCAACGACACCGGCATTGTGCATTCGTTCGTCGATACCACTGCTCGTAATGGACAAACTTATTATTATGCGGTCACATCCTATGACCGCGGCGATCCGGCGCTGGGCATTGCGCCGAGTGAGTGCGCCAAATATATTGCCGTCAAGCTCGACGGTACGATCGATAAGGGTCGCAACGTTGTGGTGGTGCGTCCTGAGGCACCTGCTGCCGGTTTCTTGGACGCGGAAATTACCGGGCTTACGCTTGTCGAAGGCGGAAAAGCTTCCGGCATAGTCGGTTATGAAATCGTCAACTCGACGCAGATTCGACAAAACGGCAGCTATCAAATCGTTTTTGAAGATACGGTCATTCAAAACAGCAGCGGCACCTACACGCAGGCGACTAAAAATTTCAGTCTGATCGAAAAAGACAGCGGCAGACGGCTGATTGACCGCAGCACCAACCTGGAGCGCGGCGCCGAGCAGCCGCTAACGGAAGGGTTCCGAATCAAGCTGTTCAACTTTCCCGAAGTTTCGGTTCGCAGCGACAGCACGCTTTGGAGCGACAAAAGCGTCTATGCGCCGAACATCACGATTTTCCGTTACAGCCGTCTTTTGGGAACGGCACGGGCCGCCGACTATCAGATCGAGTTCGGAGAAATCGGCATTGATACAAGCACTGCTTTTGCCATCTCGGCAACCCGAACCTTGCCGGCAACGCCGGTTAATTTTACCATCCGCGAACTGCCGAGCGGAAAAAAAGTCAAGTTCGCTTTTTGGGAAAAAGACGCCCTGAAAGGACAGGAAGGATTAATGACCGGCTTTACCGACAAGACGC
Proteins encoded:
- a CDS encoding TonB-dependent receptor, whose translation is MKKRLVLFFLPIFLMAAASFHELTAGTTGKIAGRVTDAETNEPLPGVNITVEGTTTGAATDLSGNYQIINLPPGQYTLLVSMMGYTSQRIEGVRVNIDLTTTQNIKLRPTVLEAGEEVTVVAERPIVQMDMTGSLATVSAEEIKVLPAQSTNYLVGLTAGVVDAGGIHIRGGRSSEVAYWVDGVASTDAFYNSSTAAVENTAVQELQVISGTFNAEYGQAMSGIINIITKDGGSVYNGEIKGYVGDYVSSDPVYGVLKYVRAETDSLTNKTTVYSESEDPLTKFNPTYNLEGSLSGPVPFTNSKLTFFLNGRYYQQDGYLYGREWFLPCGLPGDSSLVPMQAHHRYTGLGKLTWAISPSIKLRYSLNVSDWKNDRYWSRQFKYAPRGLSPSWGYTTTHLLSLNHVLSNRTFYEFKVNRMYTESRSYLYEDPTKTPHWLVYLPGDSVNAPLTFAPEDNPALLDSLKTYGIQYRWIPDPAQPWGYVSEDSSRTPIGYSYSRAGNDLGRNFRSSAYWIAKFDLTSQINSTHQIKTGAELRLHEFNLDSYTLRAKTDENGTAIVPFQPVIPPKESLYRDAYDEPRRPREFSMYVQDKIELKDLIMNIGLRFDYFNSNWYVPVDPMDPSIYTPMKPENKWVDPTADKDQLVEWTPEQRKSFMWKKANAKTQLSPRLGIAYPITDKGVIHFSYGHFFQIPDFQYLYAAPGFKLNTGGGSTIFGNADLNAQRTTQYEIGLQQELAPGLGIDVTLFYRDIRDWVGTAPIQKTVRDVVSYSTFENKDYANVRGITFRGEQRFTNIFSAKVDYTFQVAEGTYSNPTDAFYAEQSGAEPRRKLIPLNWDQNHTLNLQLMVRPGTWTASLVGKFNTGLPYTPTFAKGAFVGGFGTADLPENSARRPDIYSADLYVTKTFPLGRLHVMAFAYVYNLFDNRMATAVFSDTGSAEYTTDPRPEEVLYNPLRIGTVEDLYLRPEWYIAPRQVQLGLSLGF